One Streptomyces fagopyri DNA window includes the following coding sequences:
- a CDS encoding muconolactone Delta-isomerase family protein — translation MREFLVEITTTIPEGTSQDEVDSRRAAEAVRAGELAATGHLARLWRPVGELRSLGIWRAADEDELHEKVLGTLPLRPWMNLNVTALESHPNDPGKAATSS, via the coding sequence ATGCGAGAGTTCCTGGTCGAGATCACCACCACGATCCCCGAGGGCACCAGCCAGGACGAGGTCGACAGCCGGCGCGCCGCCGAAGCCGTCCGAGCCGGCGAACTGGCCGCCACCGGTCATCTGGCGCGGCTGTGGCGCCCGGTCGGTGAGCTGCGCAGTCTCGGCATCTGGCGGGCCGCCGACGAGGACGAACTCCACGAGAAGGTGCTCGGCACCCTCCCGCTGCGCCCCTGGATGAACCTGAACGTCACCGCGCTAGAGTCCCACCCGAACGACCCCGGCAAGGCCGCCACCAGCTCCTGA
- a CDS encoding SDR family NAD(P)-dependent oxidoreductase, whose protein sequence is MSSQDQKVAVVTGASQGLGAGIAEAYRKLGYAVVATSRTIAPSHDAGILTVQGDIADPATAERVIAAGIERFGRIDTLVNNAGIFVAKPFTDYTPDDYATVVGINLTGFFHLTQLAVEHMLAQGGGHIVNITTSLVDNADANVPSVLASLTKGGLQSATKSLAIEYATRNIRVNAVSPGTIKTPMHPVETHEALASLHPVGRMGEQSDIAEAVIYLENAPFVTGEILHVDGGMSAGH, encoded by the coding sequence ATGAGCTCTCAGGACCAGAAGGTCGCAGTCGTCACCGGTGCCTCGCAGGGCCTCGGCGCCGGCATCGCCGAGGCGTACCGCAAGCTCGGTTACGCGGTCGTCGCCACCTCGCGCACCATCGCCCCTTCCCACGACGCGGGCATCCTGACCGTCCAGGGCGACATCGCCGACCCCGCCACCGCCGAGCGCGTCATCGCCGCCGGCATCGAACGCTTCGGCCGCATCGACACCCTCGTCAACAACGCCGGCATCTTCGTCGCCAAGCCCTTCACCGACTACACGCCGGACGACTACGCCACGGTGGTCGGCATCAACCTCACGGGCTTCTTCCACCTGACCCAGCTCGCCGTGGAGCACATGCTCGCCCAGGGCGGCGGCCACATCGTCAACATCACGACCAGCCTCGTCGACAACGCCGACGCGAACGTCCCCTCCGTGCTCGCCTCCCTGACGAAGGGCGGCCTCCAGTCCGCCACCAAGTCGCTCGCCATCGAGTACGCCACGCGCAACATCCGCGTCAACGCCGTCTCCCCCGGCACCATCAAGACCCCGATGCACCCCGTGGAGACCCACGAGGCCCTCGCCTCCCTGCACCCCGTCGGGCGCATGGGCGAGCAGAGCGACATCGCCGAAGCCGTCATCTACCTGGAGAACGCCCCCTTCGTCACCGGCGAGATCCTCCACGTCGACGGCGGCATGAGCGCCGGTCACTGA
- a CDS encoding YybH family protein, protein MNSTTDSEAVLRDVLDRWKAAVDGHEPEQAAAQFTEDAVFQGLRPYSVGRPGIAAYYDSQPLGLRAEYRILETRRPADHLVLGYLAVDFSFTDRPTLGVTLGVLVERTREGWRISHYQVSQLA, encoded by the coding sequence ATGAACAGCACGACGGACAGTGAGGCGGTCCTGCGCGACGTCCTCGACCGCTGGAAGGCGGCCGTGGACGGCCACGAACCGGAGCAGGCCGCCGCCCAGTTCACCGAAGACGCCGTCTTCCAGGGACTGCGCCCCTACAGCGTCGGAAGGCCGGGCATCGCCGCGTACTACGACTCCCAGCCGCTCGGGCTGCGGGCCGAGTACCGCATCCTCGAGACCCGGCGTCCCGCCGACCACCTCGTCCTCGGTTACCTGGCGGTGGACTTCTCCTTCACGGACCGGCCCACCCTCGGCGTCACGCTCGGCGTACTGGTCGAGCGCACGCGGGAGGGCTGGCGGATCAGTCACTACCAGGTCTCACAACTCGCCTGA
- a CDS encoding TetR/AcrR family transcriptional regulator translates to MGRTSDAREKILSTAQALIELRGYSALGVAEICKAAGVPKGSFYYFFESKEALALAVIDEHWTGQRRAWAQILNGGEEPLRRLFLLFEATEAGQLAGQQSCGTVSGCLFGNLTLEMSNHTEAIRTRLQEIFDEQVEMVASVVGEALGRGEVTVPDAREAARAVVAQLEGQVLFAKLYNNTHRLGALWANCLALLGARPSREAVAAV, encoded by the coding sequence ATGGGACGGACCAGCGACGCCCGCGAGAAGATACTCAGCACCGCGCAAGCGCTCATCGAGCTGCGCGGCTACTCGGCCCTGGGCGTGGCCGAGATCTGCAAGGCGGCCGGTGTGCCCAAGGGCAGTTTCTACTACTTCTTCGAGTCGAAGGAGGCTCTCGCCCTGGCCGTGATCGACGAGCACTGGACCGGTCAGCGGCGGGCCTGGGCGCAGATCCTGAACGGCGGCGAGGAGCCGCTGCGCAGGCTGTTCCTGCTGTTCGAGGCGACCGAGGCCGGTCAGCTCGCCGGGCAGCAGAGCTGCGGGACCGTCTCGGGCTGTCTGTTCGGGAACCTCACCCTGGAGATGAGCAACCACACCGAGGCCATCCGCACCCGGTTGCAGGAGATCTTCGACGAGCAGGTCGAGATGGTCGCCTCGGTCGTCGGCGAGGCGCTCGGGCGCGGGGAGGTCACCGTGCCCGACGCCCGGGAAGCCGCGCGGGCGGTGGTCGCCCAGCTGGAGGGGCAGGTGCTGTTCGCCAAGCTCTACAACAACACGCACCGGCTCGGCGCGCTGTGGGCGAACTGCCTGGCGCTGCTCGGCGCGCGTCCGTCGCGGGAGGCCGTGGCCGCGGTCTGA
- a CDS encoding GOLPH3/VPS74 family protein, with the protein MTTPQDLLIIAMDVTSGRDIGQGDLSLALAGAELVDLIEAGALTLDGDRIVPGASWTPDDALLAEAVSALVRQEPYEPVEDWLWRRGRDLFAAYRAAVEAQAPVAPARRRWNPLRVGPAERVDSPARRHAEDRWAKGDPVLVGLAAAVGIEHPDGESAAPSGEAVGTVLDAVHNAETELEAVRQRRSIENAAFDNIWRAP; encoded by the coding sequence ATGACCACACCGCAGGACCTGCTGATCATCGCCATGGACGTCACCTCCGGCCGTGACATCGGGCAGGGCGACCTGTCGCTGGCCCTCGCGGGCGCCGAACTGGTCGACCTCATCGAGGCCGGGGCCCTCACCCTGGACGGTGACCGCATCGTGCCCGGCGCGTCGTGGACCCCGGACGATGCCCTGCTGGCAGAGGCGGTGTCGGCGCTCGTCCGGCAGGAGCCGTACGAGCCGGTCGAGGACTGGCTGTGGCGCCGGGGGCGTGACCTGTTCGCGGCCTACCGGGCGGCGGTCGAGGCGCAGGCGCCGGTCGCCCCGGCGCGCCGACGCTGGAATCCGCTGCGCGTCGGTCCGGCGGAACGGGTCGACTCGCCGGCCCGCCGCCACGCGGAGGACCGCTGGGCGAAGGGTGATCCCGTCCTCGTCGGGCTGGCGGCGGCCGTGGGCATCGAGCACCCGGACGGAGAGAGCGCCGCTCCCTCCGGCGAAGCGGTCGGGACCGTCCTGGACGCCGTGCACAACGCGGAGACGGAGCTCGAAGCGGTCCGCCAACGGCGCAGCATCGAGAACGCGGCCTTCGACAACATCTGGCGGGCCCCCTGA
- a CDS encoding LysR family transcriptional regulator produces the protein MTDVELRQLRYFVAVAEELNFGRAAERLLIAGPSLSQQIKALERDLGVRLFDRDRRSVSLTPAGAALLPHTRALLERAEDLQRCAERLSGSESVRLGYVNWLPPDLTARTAGVARLHLDAWVAPSHTQAARVAAGSLDLAVCWVRTEDVERHGLHARLLGADRLYAVSAGDDTSEVAARDTAVLLDADTTSWSSWNVYAELLARDTGARAVRISDGGITGPAFFDHVRSIGLPVVNSPKGQTTPLPPDLVQRPVVAPRIHWTWSLVRRENEDRPAVLAAAEALCADVGDLGLGAPDSWLPEGDPHRR, from the coding sequence ATGACGGACGTGGAGCTGCGCCAACTGCGGTATTTCGTCGCCGTCGCCGAGGAACTGAACTTCGGCCGGGCCGCCGAACGCCTGCTGATCGCGGGCCCCTCCCTGTCCCAGCAGATCAAGGCACTCGAACGCGACTTGGGCGTACGATTGTTCGATCGCGACCGTCGCTCGGTCTCCCTGACCCCGGCGGGCGCGGCCCTGCTCCCGCACACCCGCGCGCTGCTGGAGCGGGCCGAGGACCTCCAGCGGTGCGCCGAGCGGCTCTCCGGATCGGAATCGGTACGGCTCGGCTACGTCAACTGGCTCCCGCCGGACCTGACCGCCCGCACCGCCGGCGTGGCCCGGCTCCACCTCGACGCGTGGGTCGCCCCCTCGCACACCCAGGCCGCCCGGGTCGCCGCCGGCAGCCTGGACCTCGCGGTGTGCTGGGTGCGGACCGAGGACGTGGAGCGGCACGGTCTGCACGCCCGGCTCCTCGGCGCCGACCGGCTCTACGCCGTCTCCGCCGGTGACGACACCAGCGAGGTGGCCGCGCGGGACACCGCCGTGCTCCTCGACGCCGACACCACCTCCTGGTCGTCCTGGAACGTGTACGCCGAACTGCTGGCGCGCGACACGGGGGCCCGCGCGGTGCGGATCTCCGACGGGGGCATCACCGGCCCCGCGTTCTTCGACCACGTCCGCAGCATCGGCCTTCCGGTCGTCAACTCCCCCAAGGGCCAGACCACTCCGCTGCCGCCCGACCTGGTCCAGCGCCCCGTCGTGGCGCCGCGGATCCACTGGACCTGGTCCCTGGTCCGGCGCGAGAACGAGGACCGGCCCGCGGTCCTGGCCGCCGCCGAAGCCCTCTGCGCCGACGTCGGCGACCTGGGCCTCGGCGCCCCGGACTCCTGGCTGCCCGAAGGCGATCCGCACCGGCGCTGA